A window of Phaseolus vulgaris cultivar G19833 chromosome 4, P. vulgaris v2.0, whole genome shotgun sequence genomic DNA:
ggaagagtaaaaagtcctcagtgcttccagaggagagaagatgtagcctttggggcaatgtagaggcaccagtgaaaagtcctcagtgtttctgggggagagaagatgtaacccctggggcaatgtagaggccccagcaaaaagtcctcagtgtttctaggggagaggagatgtaacccctggggcaatgtagaggcacgagataatgaccttctcgccgatgagcgagttcaggcgagttaaagaccttctcgccgatgagcgagttcaggcaagataaaatacttctcgtctcgaacgagttcaggtatggtgtaaagggcagaagaagtttggagggtggctaaggtaggttcggagagaacgcctagccacccggtctcttgttctgaagctcagggaggtagagaaggatccgaaaggcgcctctacccccagataaaggaacaatggccaagttgtgaagccAGGAGGAAGCTGAtgtcgccaagagtctttggcgaccaggagaaattcaagcaatagcgagaaagtcaagacccgttttgatacggcagatcagatgagcggtgtcttaagccattagttgagttgaagttcgttatttgaagagcgattttacgctaaggttcattaccttgaggttacaagttgttagagtgttaTTGTTCGAAAACTGATGGTTCGTAGCGGGTAGTATATAATTGCGCTTACgaagttactaagttaatttcgtGGAAGTGAATTATACAAGAAAAGATAAAGCAGACAGAGAAGTTATAAGAAGAAGTACAAGGACTTTATCATAAAGTACGATCAGTTCAAGGTACATATACAGAAAAAGGGAAAGTCTATTACAATTATGTGTAAGGAAAAAGCATAATAatcgtggatggagggaagcaatcagtcttcagaaggaacaaccttcccgtccaccacctcgttgttgagagacaccatggaAAGATCCAAGTCGGGGTACAAGCAagcgaactgttcccgggcggcctcgaatccagcagcgagaatctgggcagagctcagctcaagttcttcaatctgtttctttagcccctcgttctgctgcttcagctcttcagcttgtttcttgagttcttcaattgtttcccgagcttgaagaaggtcttcagtaaccttcttggattccgcctgcacctgggccagctctgcggcgatcttcccgttttcttcgttggcttcggcgagcttggccatggtgtcgtctctctccttttccaccttccccaagaagacctcccgatcggctgaccttttctcgaggttctttaccttggcggcgtctgctttgatcaacgcctccaggtcagccactttgacgcgatagggtaccagcttgctctccagctcgatcttctcttgagccaagagctgcaccttatggcgtagatcggtggcctccttgcgtgccacccggagctgagtgctcatagcatcttccactcgggagtgatcgatctcGGCGAGCattagattgcaggataacctctccgcctcgatccttatggAGCGATTCTCCGTTCGGAGTGtgaagatgtcatcctggagcttcttggtggaactctccacagctttggatatgatggaggggaaatcctccgccatcatcttcagttttgctgagaagggctcccacaccctcttgacctcaagagagaggtttgcttgtggaggcaccgggggggcttgttgttggttctcgccgccaccttcttgaattggttgtggaatgggtgcttcttggcgtggtggcgacgtcggggattcagtgatgaggattggagagttgtgagcaccttcatccccgactggtgcagcgtttgcggttgaggcatttgaaggaggaccccctccagctgatacataaggcgtggaggcgctcggggggttctccatgaagttaggctcggcggcctcaaccaccGGAAGTGCGGACGCCAgaggaaccgcttggactggcgaggtgggagctggtggaggaagcagtgttggaggcggagcgggtgtggaaggtggtgttgatgttggaggaggaggtggagcagatggtgaagaaggcgccaccctcttcctcttgatgatgaggccatcttcagtcgcctcatcgtcttcttcttcttcctcatgaaccacttgaggggttttcctctttggtttcttgaggataagctttttgcgctgattggcgggctgggcctcagaaagagttgggcctttgggtggcgatctgccctgtgcagcggcgatctccaccactgagtttggcacagtctgggaacccgacgccaacccgtgggctcgggcgagcgccctcagttcagctagttttccctggcccaacatacgatctgcataatgcaaagatacatgggttaactcagagagaaagataaacgcataagtcagtatgcagcaaaagcagataagtggtgcagaaaataaaaccaaagtgttgtgcacaacagacaagacgcccagaaacagttagcagAGGTAATGTCAAGGTAATgacttagacgttgaggtgagttctaacctatgcgaacttcgagttgatcttcgaagaattcgaaggagatgagcgtagtggtgaggaaagtaatattggcgtctgccacgcttttccagaagaagcacagatccttgtccaaagcacccatgctgtcaggactccttggcctcctgaagcttcccttagactctttattccccttgtttacccaatacaaggggaagccgtcgagcagcgaggcgTCCTTATCGTTTGGGCGGACCTGGACAAACTTGCCTTTCTaatctttgtaggattgctggaagatagagaggatcgacctcccagcaatcccgttcagactcacccacaggcgatctcccgggtgtttggcttcgaaaaggaaaagaaaaacgtccactgacgctggtagccccagatggtcgcacatgatctggaacgcccgcacgaatgcccagttgttgggatgaagctgagtagcggcgatgtcgagctcggtcagtagctccctttcaaagcgagtgaagggaaacctaagtttcaccttcttgaacagggtggtgtatacgaagcagaacaacccgtcgttgttccctttgtcgtcggcgcacactggcatgtcgggggggcaaggtagcaccatcatcttgtcgtcatgctccttgtggaacgacaggtgaggctcgtcccctttcttcaatcgaagaactgccccagcagagtttactgaggaagtttccttcaacaaggtcggggtggcccatgggtataataTTTGGAAGTCGGGGGAAGGAACGGAGGCACCTCCGGCAACCGGTGgcgtagcctgagccaggtcaggacgggaggttgcaggcctctcagcctgggaagaagaagcaccaggtgctcgtagggggttgtgtgcttgagatgaagggtttcgtgacgagggaggaggatttggggtgatctttgagcgagccatcgtggaagctgcaaaggaaaaagaaaagaaaaggtgatcagggttcgcagaggctgactcgatcgtgaaagaagggtgaaaaacgaacgaacgaaggttcgttgtaacgaagacgaagccctaagttacgagaaaggagaaatagaaaaaacaacccacagcgtatgcaccagacagttaatggatgatgcgaatcagttaaaatgcaggaaaaatcaacagaagaagtaaagggggtacctttttatgatcggaagaacgatgaaggaagttgaggattcaggaggttgaagagcgtcgtgagcttttgcagaagaaacttGAAGCGTTTGAGGAAAcgaagaagtgatggaacagtagaagcgaaatgggtttaagggtttttcgaatgggtttgggaagcgcaaacgacaattaaaggtaaccgttgataaAGCCACGTGTCAAGCGAttggaggagtgtttggtggagcgtcaggaaagcagaaagtacaaccgctaggaattctgcgccagcaccacgtagatcggtattgacgtgactcctttagtcttttcgctagacaagtcttcgcttaagactggggggcttgtgtaccgccctggtagtcggaagtgatgacgtggcatcaagctattgtataggcgtgttgatgggacgcctggctggcagaagggaaggaagtcggggggctcgtgtagttgccagttattaagttggcgtgctccgatctccagcacaccagaaccggcggtcaccgggttaaagatgaagtcgccagatatgaatccaggcgaccaagtaattagagatcgccgaaataaggacatcgccgaatataaaggcagatagacatttcccagctggccaaaggatgaggtcgggggacagcttgcttgagcatacacggtgaaacaggtggtgcagatcatgaagacggccgacgagaccacagggaaggtgtgtacgaaggcaccttaactcgccaatccagaagagatcgcgctccaagacaactatgcactgagtagtatcatgcataagtaacttagccaaaggagagtcagaagtagcgcccaagtcaaggatgctccagatgatggcacgtgtacagctagatgcgagccacgtgtccagatgtgtaactgccaggagagagaaagtgtccaggtatataagagtttccaacgaacttctgaagTACAcgcgttcagattgtcttctttacgcttgcaagttcttgagtatactgagagagaactggttcacggttccttagagttcttgagtgttactcttagtaattggtggttcagtcactgacttgggcgttggagtgcgatcggccgcaggttcttgaggtggatcgcggcgaaggacggaggcaaacacggcgcatacgtcgatccaagtttgacgaggcaaagctccagcgtcttggtcaacaggcaggatcagattTCATAAttgcttttgtaacaagtgtaatccttgtatctgttgaacaagaatctttgtgtgtttgttgagaagtgttgtgtgttcttgaggggatcaagatcaacattcttagtgttggtgtgttggccaagagaagtgtgtgtcttgaggggatcaaggtcactttcttggttgtgttgtaaatgatctaggtttgattgcttagtggtattcctcagtggtttctgagaagactggacgtagctctgggtttagagtgaaccagtataaacatctgtgtgcattctctctctccttaatttctttaaattcagttttgatatttgcaaactggtataaacaaccgattgtttctgcgaaacaaccgattgtttttctggtgctgttgtttttgctttgagtttttggcaaactgaattctttatcatttattctcgagataatttcattcttgacttaaaagtttgcgaaaaccctctttaaacaattcaccccccctctagtttaaagtcatccttTTTAACAGGATTCAATTCACCATCTAAGTGGTGTGCTCATTCACAATTCCACCACTCTTAAGTTTCCTTTCactcatctttttccattcccTTTCCATTCctattttcaattccaaaatatgtGTTGTTATTGTTCTTGTTTGTGAATTTCAATTCGGTATATGTCTTGCATACCTTATGTTTGATTAAATTCCGCACATAACTGTCATTCATTCTCACCtttgaattgtgtttttcctttggccttatggaaatgaaccttcacaactacttaacacttgttaagttaatgtctagtgggaattttccttaggCTTCTCACCTATTTTTGTtctaaaatctaaatctaagtaaagtgtcactaatcaaatgaacaatcctaaaatcaactcacatcatgtggtatcatagCCAGACCATGTTTGTAGAcaattgttccgtccggttgacctgtaacgtctttgtgcgcgacctcaaccgtcagctagggactccttcccacgggTTACCTATGGATTCCtacaaaaagaggacaaaagggcgccctagcggccgtttgcactccgacgctcaagtcagccagcaagaaacaccaaaaactgtgcacctccgtatctgagcaccgcgtaaggcactctgaaggtggtaaaaagaactgtgtattgtgtgtatattctcactctggcaaacaacctcttttccagtcccttgtgcgtagcctcacgacttcgagcaagcaactggagtgtattctgggaaaatttgccaaaacttCCAACCgtgttcccaacattctcagcgctatttaaactacccaagcatttaaagcgccttaaagcgcttttaatcacaaacgtaacacGCTCAATTAAGGCGTCTAATTaggaaacgtagcgcatttaagacgttgaaacgcttgggagccattatagtacctgaacgctcaaaacagaaactgtattgaatgactttaattacctagtacctgactaaagggtgtttctattctgacctggttgtcatacacgtggagggcctcacgacgctatgaccccatctggggcgtttctacgtgtgagtcctccttcctgggagtgctactgcgcaaggggtgactttttgggtgccaactcatgcccccaatcatctagtcactcactctgagagcgtatctgccttcctctcgtaccctgcacccgtttaccctgggcgtgaccttcctcttgagtcgtatctgtcccaaaggcgtctctggggcggcagggatacttcacgagtcaggctgccctacactggtgttgttactatggccttaaagccacctttctcttctctttatcactctcccggatcatcgggacctgaggccttcccacggcgtcgctccctccatggtcttttctacccatgggtatcgaggaaccacactgtgattgccttgctttagtaatgtttgatctggcgacgccctggttgggcgacgccttcacctaggcgacgcctcttcCTGATGACGCtagcacttggcgtctcttcacctaggcaacgccttgtgttgactttgactcctggtgttgactttgactttgacttagtcaacgctcGGATACGTGACGGTACaaaagccccccagtcttaagccgaagacgtgtcttcagcgtaaagactaaggcctcgcccacgccgtccacgtgccaccctgatgacgtgttactccctgctgactcaacaattctcgcattattgacgtgacactctctgaaccataggagcgctcttaatgactgattggacatcctcagAAACGGGGgaaataacaccttttggggctatccttgatcgcgcgccacgtagcCCATCGTACGGCCAAcctctagagacccttgcgtttcccctgggcgattgatcctttgacacgtggcacgatctCATGGCTcctagttagcgcctcttgggttgcaaatctaacgttcaagttacccccaaaccccgcgctcaccccactgttacattcattccctctgcgtctctacactgttcatcgccttcaaccccttttctctgcaattgtTGTTCTCTCCCTCCTGTGCTCTTCTTCCGCCTTCACTTTgacagcaaaggtatgattttcgcATATCCACGACTCTTTcctttcgtcgcattgcatgatttattgaactgcctgggactgttgacatttatgcattactgcgttcttccgcttctccttccttctctgctcccttctctttctttctgggttttctcgcgtgggtggtgtttcctggggttcactccccttcctgtcatggctacacttgttaaaacctttttcctttcttctttctccagctatttattcacaccatgacgcgcacgaacgcggagtctgattcctcccccaagacctccaagtccaactacaaagcctactacccatgggcccccgacgagctcttgaacgagtgtaccatcctgactaccttccaggacctggaagctcatcgtggggatccccacttgTATAACTTTAACACTTTCTTCCGCACTCACGACGctcacatatccgtccgtcccggcaggcctggggaacctgtctgcgtggacgacagacctagaaaggggaaccCTTTCTTCTTTATGTACCAGACGGTGTTTAAACGCGTAGGGGTGCGTCTCCCATTCACCCCCTTTGAAAGGGAACTTCTCACCGAAATTAataccgcccccgcccagctccaccccaacagctgggcatttgtaaggggttttcaaattctctgcgggcaTTTGGGAATCCTTCCCTCCGTAgacgttttcctgcatttcttcgaagtgaagaagcaggggaaaagcttcttggtaagcttttccgggatcgcgggcaggatcctcctctccctcttccaaaactcttacaaaaactggaaagggaaattctttagAGTGTGCAGCGCCAAACACGACCCCACGGCCTTGGACGGCTTCCCCCTTtattggacggagcgccctaagctgcttagggccaaagccctggaagagctatctcccgctGACAAGGAGGTgagcaaggccttggctgggctggggatcgtttttgatacattgaagcttgttgctagcgaatacaatgctcacgccctgacaacATACTTTGGTAAGGAGACTCTCTCCTCATCCCTTTTGCTGTGAACACCTTGCTACCGGATGTTTGTTCCCACAGCCTCTTCCCTCTGTCTTCCATGGTGCTATGTTACTTGCCTTTCACGCATCTATGcgctttgtaattttgtatagttgctTTGACCTTGATTCCCGCTGCTTGGTCTattttgatgtaggatcggtgatggacgcctccaaaaggatgatgctggcgaaagcgatgaaggaggctcgtgctgccaaggcgggcgcctcctccacccctgcTGCTGATCCGATCCCCCCACCAATTCTGCCACCGCCACCACCGATCACCACCGAAGCCCCCCTAGGCTCAATtccgtcatctccacatagccccgaggcgcttcagactcccggctctcctctgcccatcgccgccgttccTCTAGCGGTGGCCTCAtcgccggctccaaccccccttgacaaagggaaacgggtcttggagattttATCGGATGATGAGGATTCGGAAggtgtggcacccttcaagaggaggaaatctgcgcgggttccccTTCTGCCAGAGGCAttgccccagggagggaactccttcatggataaccctccaagtgcgacctcacttccccccacaacagtccaagaggaagggggcgaaggcgccgaatctgccccgcctccgccaccggcagaagtctctgcttcccctgctcccgtcgctgccgcccccgatttcatcgccatcccccctccaatcatgcatttgatgaggggcttcagtggtggaactatgccagagggcaccgacaagaaggagggcatgcctttctacttgggggccttcttggcggtggcccttgaatggcatGCCCAGGCCAGAAATGCTGTCCTGCAAGCTCAagccctccaggccttggaaacaaaggtaactgccctggaggaggaaaagaaaaccctGGAATGCCAAAACAAAGCCTACCAAAGCACTCTGAAGCAGGCTCAAGAGGCCAAGGAAAAGGCTGAAaagcaactggcagaggcgatGGGGTTCCAGGCTGACTTTTatactcgggaagtcgccctccaagttcaATTAACGGGCCTTCAAGACTTAGTCGAAGCTGACGcggaagttcaaaaggacttgaaggaccgctgctgtgagcaggctgaagagatggagcggatggagggggaaatgactacccaggccaaagctatgggccttcttcaggttgactacgacaaactacaggtcgaggtcagtcggcttCGTGTGGAATAGGAAGCTCTGGAGAAGCAAGTAGCTTCCGGGGACGCCGCTATTGAGGggctagagaaggacaaaaaggccctcattcaggacatggcgggcactttcgaggagggattccaggaggctctggcccaagcAGTCTGCATGAACccggggatcgacatttccagctgcgattccactcaccatattgttgatggaaaggtcgtgcctCTGGAGATAGACGATTGAGCCGCCACCCTCGATCATCAGCCCATtcttttatacttgttttaaccttctttgataaacttgtaattctttgaattgtCTGTACTCTTGCTACAACTCTGGGATTTTGTATGATTGCTTTCGTGTCCTCGCGACACAGAATTCTGCCTGTGTGATCttattctcattctttgccttcgcgtgcttcggttGTTTTGCTTGTATTATACccgtttctttcacttcgttgggcgtcCTTGTGtgcccgggaaaggtcacgcgccaacgcccacgcccatggagaggctcacctagtggagccgtatcgtccacggggtgtctctaacaccgaaacggtcctttccttgatccttaacgcccggcgcccacgcctaaggagaggcctgctacagcagcgtcgtatcgtccccgggtgtctaaaacgccgagtgctctgggggggggtcgttccctccatggtctttccttcccataggtatcggggaacaccctgccagtgattcgctggcgtttggcggtctcgtctccctccacagtctttcctacctgtgggtatcggggaggcaacgccagtaactaactttgccc
This region includes:
- the LOC137838397 gene encoding uncharacterized protein; this encodes MPEGTDKKEGMPFYLGAFLAVALEWHAQARNAVLQAQALQALETKVTALEEEKKTLECQNKAYQSTLKQAQEAKEKAEKQLAEAMGFQADFYTREVALQVQLTGLQDLVEADAEVQKDLKDRCCEQAEEMERMEGEMTTQAKAMGLLQVDYDKLQVEVSRLRVE